ATATTAAGCTAAATACCCTACTGTCCCGTCGATTGGAACCGGGGCGGCTATTCCATGCGACTATTTGCGGCAGAGCGTTTTGTACTTGGCTTTATCGCCATCTTATTCGTTATCGATACGGTACTGATCGCTGTCAAAGGCATCGCGGTTGACTACGCCGGATATTTATTATGCGGATCGATGGGCGCCGGCGTTTTTATTCTCGGTCAGTTCTATCGCAAAAGCGGGCGTGATCTTCGCATAGCTGCCGCGCTAATCGCAGGCGGACTGTTCATTCTTTTTACGCTTGTCGCGTCCGTCTTTAACTACATGTTCCTGCCTGTCGCGTTCCCAGCAATCGATCATGTGCTTTTCCGTGTGGATGCAGCCTTCGGTTATAGTTGGATGGGCATCGTCACTTGGGCGGCGACACATCCGTGGATCGGAACGATCCTGTTTTTCGTTTATGCGACGTCGTTGCCGCAGCTTCTGGTGATCGTTATTACGCTTGGTTTTACAGGCAAGGAGCGGATGTTGCACCACTTCCTTGTGACGGGAGTGCTGGGCGCTTTTGCAAGTATAATCTTCTGGATATTTTTCCCGTCATTTGGACCATCCGCCTATGTGCAACTGCCGCAATGGGTTTCTCAGACCATCCCCTTGGCTGTTGATAATGCGTACGGGCAGGAGTTGAACCGCCTGATAACGGAAGGGGTTGTTCACCTTTCGCCCAAAAACGTGCTGGGGCTAATCGGTTTCCCTTCGTTTCATATCTTAATGGCGGCGATGTCCGTCTGGTTCGTTCCACGTCACTGGTTGGTGATGGCGGTGATCTTGCCGATCAATATCTTGATGTTGCCCGCTGTTCTCGTTCAAGGCGGTCATCATCTGTCTGATATTTTCGGCGGTCTCGTCGCGTTTGCAATCGTCTGTGCAGCTTCAGCCTGGCTGCTCAAGTGGCTTTCGGTAAGGGAAAGAAACGGAGAGAAGGCTCGCGCTTCGACTCAAGTCGTCGCGGCGGAGTAATCGCCCCGGTTTCCGCTCTCGCGCGCCTCATCGACAAGCCAGTCCGACAGGAGTCGGGCCGATGCGGTCATCTCTTCTGCTTCAATCAACCAGTAATATTTGTCCGCATCGGCCGCCCGATCGAAAAGCACGGTCAATTGACCGTCGGCGATTTCGTCGCGAAGAAGCGCTGTCGGGCAAAGGCCGATGCCGTGTCCCGCCTTGAGAGCGGTCACGAGCAGATTGAAGTCGGCAAAGATTGGGCCAGTGCCCTGGAACAGGGATAGGCCAGCAGTCGCCAGCCAGTCCCGCCATGCCGTCTCGGTGGCGTCATGCAG
This region of Agrobacterium tumefaciens genomic DNA includes:
- a CDS encoding phosphatase PAP2 family protein, which produces MRLFAAERFVLGFIAILFVIDTVLIAVKGIAVDYAGYLLCGSMGAGVFILGQFYRKSGRDLRIAAALIAGGLFILFTLVASVFNYMFLPVAFPAIDHVLFRVDAAFGYSWMGIVTWAATHPWIGTILFFVYATSLPQLLVIVITLGFTGKERMLHHFLVTGVLGAFASIIFWIFFPSFGPSAYVQLPQWVSQTIPLAVDNAYGQELNRLITEGVVHLSPKNVLGLIGFPSFHILMAAMSVWFVPRHWLVMAVILPINILMLPAVLVQGGHHLSDIFGGLVAFAIVCAASAWLLKWLSVRERNGEKARASTQVVAAE